A stretch of Aspergillus nidulans FGSC A4 chromosome VI DNA encodes these proteins:
- a CDS encoding uncharacterized protein (transcript_id=CADANIAT00010001), with the protein MKSGRHRDEIARKEKVIGFEMEGAGVLEKYSMYHYQGCVCDYADSHKSKYWQAYAAAAGVSAAKSFLEYWMPANRERGSRDRHFVVPFARNPQSVGRQEEIQKIENLISMTNGPRKVAITGL; encoded by the exons ATGAAGTCTGGACGGCATCGTGATGAAATTGCCAGGAAAGAGAAGGTGATTGGTTTTGAGATGGAGGGAGCAGGGGTATTGGAAAAATATTCCATGTATCATTATCAAGGGTGTGTGTGTGACTATGCCGACAGTCACAAGAGCAAATACTGGCAAGCatatgctgctgctgccggagTCTCGGCGGCAAAGTCCTTCTTGGAGTACTGGATGCCTGCCAATCGGGAAC GTGGGAGCAGAGATCGTCACTTCGTGGTCCCCTTTGCAAGGAATCCGCAATCTGTTGGCCGCCAGGAAGAAATTCAGAAGATAGAGAATTTAATCTCTATGACCAACGGACCAAGAAAAGTTGCCATAACCGGACTGTGA